A genomic window from Agreia sp. COWG includes:
- a CDS encoding M56 family metallopeptidase, with protein sequence MGLAVLAFALAWPVPIVLARAAWPARAPGTALALWQAIALSGGLSMIGALLAFGLTPFDDNVGVASSLLSGRVLNGPLPSATGALQLVSLGGALVLGAHLILSLVSTAVTTERERHRHRALVALLSSPVKGSPGTRVLDFPAPVAYCLPGVRSITVLTEGLVRVLDAAQLRAVLAHERAHLRQYHHLVLLAFKAWNSALPWFPIANRAEKAVALLVEMLADDDARREVDDSSLATAIAIVGSPWRDGDPAITAPATDDLIPQADPETLGARVSRLLNPPAALGRGARLVVLALSVALVAAPAAVLLRLL encoded by the coding sequence CCTGGCCTTCGCCCTCGCCTGGCCCGTGCCGATCGTGCTCGCGCGCGCCGCATGGCCGGCGCGCGCGCCGGGCACGGCCCTCGCCCTGTGGCAGGCGATCGCCCTCTCGGGCGGCCTGTCGATGATCGGTGCCCTCCTCGCCTTCGGGCTCACTCCCTTCGATGACAACGTCGGCGTGGCGTCGTCCCTGCTTTCCGGACGGGTACTCAACGGGCCCCTCCCCTCGGCCACCGGGGCCCTGCAACTCGTCTCACTGGGTGGCGCATTGGTGCTCGGGGCGCACCTGATCCTCAGCCTCGTCTCCACCGCGGTGACCACCGAGAGGGAGAGACACAGGCACCGCGCCCTGGTGGCCCTGCTCAGCTCCCCGGTGAAGGGCAGCCCCGGAACGCGGGTGCTCGACTTTCCCGCCCCCGTGGCGTACTGCCTGCCCGGGGTCCGATCGATCACCGTGCTCACCGAGGGGCTCGTGCGGGTTCTGGATGCCGCGCAGTTGCGCGCCGTCCTGGCCCACGAGCGGGCGCACCTGCGCCAGTACCACCATCTGGTGCTCCTCGCCTTCAAGGCCTGGAACAGCGCCCTCCCCTGGTTTCCCATCGCCAATCGGGCGGAGAAGGCGGTCGCCCTGCTCGTGGAGATGCTCGCCGACGACGACGCGCGGCGCGAGGTCGACGACTCCTCACTGGCCACGGCGATCGCCATCGTGGGCTCCCCCTGGCGCGACGGCGATCCGGCCATCACTGCGCCGGCGACGGACGACCTCATTCCCCAGGCCGATCCCGAGACGCTCGGCGCCCGGGTCTCACGCCTTCTGAATCCTCCCGCCGCGCTGGGGCGCGGAGCGCGCCTCGTCGTGCTGGCGCTGTCGGTAGCGCTCGTCGCCGCCCCGGCCGCGGTTCTTCTCCGTCTGCTGTGA